The Rhinopithecus roxellana isolate Shanxi Qingling chromosome 14, ASM756505v1, whole genome shotgun sequence genome includes a window with the following:
- the RALB gene encoding ras-related protein Ral-B, with product MAANKSKGQSSLALHKVIMVGSGGVGKSALTLQFMYDEFVEDYEPTKADSYRKKVVLDGEEVQIDILDTAGQEDYAAIRDNYFRSGEGFLLVFSITEHESFTATAEFREQILRVKAEEDKIPLLVVGNKSDLEERRQVPVEEARSKAEEWGVQYVETSAKTRANVDKVFFDLMREIRTKKMSENKDKNGKKSGKNKKSFKERCCLL from the exons ATGGCTGCCAACAAGAGTAAGGGCCAGAGCTCCTTGGCCCTCCACAAGGTGATCATGGTTGGCAGTGGAGGCGTTGGCAAGTCGGCCCTGACGCTTCAGTTCATGTATGACGAG TTTGTAGAAGACTACGAGCCTACCAAAGCTGACAGTTATAGAAAGAAAGTGGTTCTTGATGGGGAAGAAGTTCAGATAGATATTCTGGACACCGCTGGGCAAGAGGACTACGCAGCCATTCGAGATAACTACTTTCGGAGTGGGGAAGGGTTTCTTCTTGTGTTCTCAATCACAGAACATGAATCCTTTACAGCAACTGCCGAATTCAG GGAGCAGATTCTCCGTGTGAAGGCTGAAGAAGATAAAATTCCATTGCTTGTCGTGGGAAACAAGTCTGACTTAGAGGAGCGGAGGCAGGTGCCTGTGGAGGAGGCCAGGAGTAAAGCCGAAGAGTGGGGCGTGCAGTACGTGGAGACATCGGCGAAGACGCGGGCCAATGTGGACAAG GTGTTCTTTGACCTAATGAGAGAAATCAGAACAAAGAAGATGTcagaaaacaaagacaagaatGGCAAGAAAAGCGGCAAGAAcaagaaaagttttaaagaaagatGTTGCTTACTATGA